Part of the Deltaproteobacteria bacterium genome, TTATGAAAAAAGGGGATATCGATGCTGTCGTTGTCGGGGCCGACAGGATAGCCGCTAACGGTGATGTTGCCAACAAGATCGGAACCTATATGGTAGCAGTGCTGGCAAAGAGGCATTCAATCCCATTTTATGTGGCTGCGCCGCTTTCGACAATTGATATGAATATTTCTGACGGCAGTTTTATTCCCATCGAGGAGAGGACGCCAAAAGAGGTGACACACATTAAAGATAAAATGATTACGCCTGAAGGGGTTGCTGTATTGAATCCCGCCTTTGATGTGACTCCCAATGAACTGGTGACGGCCATTATTACTGAAAAGGGTGTTGTTAAAGGGGACTGCGAAAAAGGACTTAAGGATTTATTTGTGAAGGATTAGCTTGTAATTTATTTTGCAGTGATAAAAAAGTTATGGGAGACTCTCGTCTCCCATAAAAAGGAGGGTGTGGGACTGTAAAGTCCCACACTGGTTGAGGTGTGTTTAGGGTGTGCCTTGTTCAGCTTTAAATGTTAATCCCGATGATGAGTATAAGGCTGAATATGAGGCCGAGTACTTTTGAAGTTAAGATTAGCTCGTTCATTAGCGTCTCCTTCTTTTAAAGGATAAGGGCAATGATAAGGGCCAGGCTGAAAATGGTCCCCAGAATTTTTGAAGTTAAGATCATTTCTCTCATAGTCATTGCCTCCTTTTTTTCTTAAGTTATTTAGCATGAAGCGTGCCAGGTTTTTTTAGTGTGTAAAAAGGCAATAAAAACAGCGGTTTGCCGGGTTCGTAAGGTTTCCGTGTTATGGCTTTATTGTTTTTTTCTTTTGTGTATATGTTTCGTTGATGAAACAAAATTGCTTCTTGTTGAGGGGGGCGGGAAAAATGCTTTTTAAATCAATCAGATACAGGGTGTTTCTTTTTTGAAACATTGTTTGTTGTTGAAACGGGCGCTGTTTCAGGTTGCTTGCCGGGGAGGAATTTTCAAAAAAAATGTTCTTACCCCTTTAGGAAAGGTTTTTTATTGCCGGCAGTATTTTATCCATAATTTCTCCGGGTGACAGGTTGTTGCAATCAAGAGACAGGTCTGAATGGTTTTTGTAAAGGGGGAGCCTTTCTTCGTACAGGCTCTCCATGCTTTGCCCCGGAATCCTTGCCACGCCTCTTTCATTCATGCAGGAAAAGCGTTCTTTTATCTTCTGAAGATTGAGATCGAGGTGAACGATAAGGCCCGATGATGCCAGTTTATTCATTGCCTTTAAGCTGTAGATGACGCTTCCTCCTGTAGAAATGACTGATGATGTAGCGCCAATAGCCATTACATATTTTTCTTCAAGGGCCAGGAAGTGTTTCATTCCTGAATGAGAGATGATTTCCCCGAGTCTTTTTCCTTCACCCGATTGAATGAGCAGGTCCGTGTCTATAAAAGGTCTCATCAGGCTTTTGGCCAGGATCTCACCGACAGTGCTTTTACCTGTGCCGGGCATTCCTGTTAGAATGATGTTGGCAGTCTCCTTGAATTTCCTCATTTTGCCGGGCGCTCCCTTGCCGGGTTCATTTTTTTGTCTCCCTTGTTAGGAGTATATTTCATGCGCTGCCGATTTAAAATAAAAAAGCGCTATTCTGATGGGATGTGTGTCAGCTTTGGGAATCACTGTCTCTTTTAATGTTCTGTTGATTGGTTATGAGTCATGATCTTCTTCCAGATGATTCACTGTTCGCATAAAAAGTGATTGACTATTTGTTGTCGTTAGTGGTATTTATTTCTGTTTTAACAGACTATTTTAAAGGCAGTTAATTAATGCTCGATCTGAGGTATCTCAGGGAAAACTGGGATGCAGCCGAAAAAAAACTCGCCACAAGAGGCGGGGCTTGTAAGCTCGATGAAATAAAGGCGCTTGACGAAGAAAGACGGGATCTCGTTGCTGAAGCGGACAGCCTTAAGGAAAAAAGAAACAAGGCCTCCCGTGAAATCGGGCGCTTGCAGAAGGAAAAGGGGGATGCAACTCCCCTCATGGCGGAAATGAAGGAAGTTTCTGCCCGGATCAAGGCGATAGATCCAAAGCTCTCTCAAATCGATGAAAAACTTCATGCCCTGCTTTTAACTGTTCCTAATGTGCCTCACGGATCTGTTCCTGTCGGGAAAGACGAGAAGGATAATGTGGAAATAAGGGTGTGGGGTGAAAAAACCGGATTTACTTTTAAGGCCAGACCTCACTGGGAAATCGGCGAAACCCTTGGAATCCTTGATTTTGAACGGGGTGCAAAAATAACGGGTGCACGATTTACCCTTTATCGGGGCGGCGGGGCCCGTTTAGAGAGGGCGCTCATTAACTTTATGCTCGATCTGCATCAATCGGAACATGGCTATGAAGAGGTGCTTCCTCCCTTCATTGTTAATAGCGAATCCATGACCGGCACGGGGCAGCTTCCCAAATTCAAGGAAGATCTTTTCCAGCTGGAAGGGTTCGATTATTATCTTATTCCGACGGCTGAAGTTCCTGTTACGAATATTTTCCGGGGAGAAATCCTTGAAGCAGAGGAGTTGCCCAGGTGTTTTACCGCTTATACGCCATGTTTCAGGAGCGAGGCGGGTTCCTATGGCAAGGATACGAGGGGGCTTATAAGACAGCATCAGTTTAACAAGGTGGAACTCGTAAAATTTGTGAGCCCTGAAAATTCTTACGATGAACTGGAAAAGTTGCTTGCAGATGCAGAAGAGGTTTTAAAAAGGTTGAAACTTCCCTACAGAGTTGTTAATCTATGCACCGGTGATATCGGTTTTTCATCTGCCAAGACTTACGATATTGAAGTCTGGCTTCCCGGGCAGGAATGCTACAGGGAAATTTCGTCGTGCAGCAACTTTGAGGATTTTCAGGCGAGGCGTGCCGGTATAAGGTGTCGTCCCCGGGGAGAGAAGAAAACCGCTTATTTGCATACGCTGAATGGTTCCGGGCTTGCTGTGGGGCGAACCCTGCTGGCAATTCTGGAAAATTACCAGCAGGAAGACGGAAGGGTTGTTATTCCGGAAGCGCTAAGGCCTTATATGGGGGGAATGGCAATGCTGGAAAAAGTTACTTAGGTTCTTTTACATAGTGCAATTGTGGAGGAGTGGCCGAGTGGTTGAAGGCGGCGGTCTTGAAAACCGTTGAACGAAAGTTCCGTGGGTTCGAATCCTACCTCCTCCGCCATTTTGTTTTTTGGCTGGAATCAGGTTTCTTTTTTATGAAAAGCCCGGAGAGGTGTCCGAGTGGTCGAAGGAGCACGCCTGGAAAGCGTGTGTACTCTAACCGGGTACCGAGGGTTCAAATCCCTCCCTCTCCGCCATGTTTCAGGGCAGGGAAGGTTTCCCTTGGGATAAAAGCCTGGTTTGGAAAATTTAAAATTTGCCTGGAGAGGTGTCCGAGTTGGCCGAAGGAGCTCGCCTGCTAAGCGAGTGTATGTCGAAAGATGTACCGAGGGTTCGAATCCCTCCCTCTCCGCCACTAAGTTGGCAGGGGGCTTGAGTGGTAAGGAAATTTACCGGATTTTCCCGGTGGCAAAGGGGGTATGTGATCCCAGGCAAAAACAGCAGTGTTTGTTTAGACGCTCTTTTATTTTCCGGACTATTTCTTCTTTCCATAACGGGATGTTCTGACAGGGAAGAGAAATCCCTTCCCGAAAAGCCACTTCAGAGGGCAGAAGTAAAGCTGGAGCAAAAAACGTCTCTTCCGCTGCCTTCGGTCGTTACGATTCCCGAAGACATCCGTTCTGCCTGGGCAGCAATCAGGATCGAAGTTGGCTACCTTGGAAGAGCTAAAAAAAAGACGCTTCAAATAGCTATCGGTGAGGAGAAGGAAATTGCCGGGACCAGCCTGAGGATCAAGGCAGTCAGCTTTCTGCCTGCTTTTCAGATGGATGGTCATGAAATAACATCGAGGTCGAACGAGCTTGAAAACCCGGCTGCACAAATTGAGGTTTTCGATGGAGAGAGGCAGATATTCAAAGGTTGGCTTTTTTCTCTTTACCCAACGACACATGCCTTTACGCATTCCAGGTACAGCCTTACTCTCGTCGAAGGGGTAGCGGCAGATAAAAGATAATTATGCGCCCTTAGCTCAGCTGGATAGAGCAACTGACTACGAATCAGTAGGTCGGGAGTTCGAATCTCTCAGGGCGCGCCATTTTTTCCGCACCAGAGTTAATCATATTGCAGGAAGAAGATCACTATTACATGGGGCTGGCCCTTGATGAAGCCCGAAAGTCTTTTTCAGAGGGTGAGGTTCCCGTCGGAGCCCTTATCGTTTCAAAGGGCGAGGTTTTTGGCAGGGGGAGAAACAGGGTAGAAAAAGAGTGTGACCCCACCTCTCACGCCGAGATGGTTGCCATCCGGGAAGCAACATCTCACATAGAAAGCTGGCGCCTGTCAGGTGCGACACTTTATGTTACCCTGGAACCCTGCACCATGTGTATAGGGGCAATTGTCCTGGCAAGGATTGAAAGGCTGGTTTTTGGTTGTTTCGATCCCAAAAGCGGGGCTGTAGGTTCTTTGTATAACATTGCAGCCGAAGAGCGGCTTAACCATAAAGTTCTTGTTACATCCGGCGTAAGGGCTGCCGAATGCAGCGGTATGCTTAAGCGATTTTTTAAAGAACTAAGAGATACCAGAAAGAGTTGCAGATAGAAAACAGGGGGTAGCCGCTTTTTGATTTCTGCAATGTCGATATTAAAAGATGTGCTAGTTAAGGACGGTTATTGTTGATAGCTGGGCCCTGCGCGGCAGAGAGATGTAAACCCCGTCAGGTCCGGAAGGAAGCAGCGGTAGCGTCAGACTCTGGGTGACGCAGACCAGTCCAGCTATCAATAATAACCGTTTTTTGTTGAGGTTGAAAAAATGTCCTATCTCGTTCTTGCCAGAAAATGGAGGCCCCGGAGCTTTGATGATATTGTGGGGCAGGAGCATGTTACCAGAACTTTAAAAAATGCCATCAGCAGCGAGAGGGTGGCTCATGCTTATCTTTTTACCGGTGCAAGAGGGGTTGGAAAAACCTCTGCCGCCAGGATTCTGGCCAAGGCGCTTAATTGTGAGTCGGGGCCGACGACGGAACCCTGTAACCAGTGCGGGCCCTGCAAGGAGATATCTGGCGGCAGCGCCGTCGATGTCCATGAAATAGACGGTGCTTCCAATACGGGTGTCGATGATGTGAGGGAACTTAAGGAAAGCGTCAATTACCTTCCCTCGCTTTGCCGTAAAAAGGTGTACATCATCGATGAAGTGCACATGCTTTCAACGAGCGCTTTCAATGCGCTTCTCAAAACATTGGAAGAGCCTCCCCCTCATGTTATTTTCATATTTGCAACGACGGAGCCTCATAAAATTCCCGGAACCATTCTTTCCCGGTGCCAAAGGTTCGATTTTAAAAGAATCCCTATAAAAATTATCTTTGACAGGTTGAACAGGATCGTTTCTGAAGAAGGCGTCGAAATCAGCGAAAAGTCACTCATGGTGATAGCAAGAGAGGCTGATGGAGGAATGAGGGATGCCCAGAGCCTGCTTGACCAGGTGATCTCCTTTTCAGGCAGGAAAGTAAGCGATGAAGATGTTATTGATGTCCTTGGTGTGATTGATATGGCCCTTGTCCAGGAGGCGGCAAGCGCCATTATCGAAAAAGATTGCAGAAAAGCCCTGCAGGTGGTGGAGCGCCTTTTCAATTTTGGCTGGGATGTAAAAGAGTTTGGCAAAGCGTTGCTCGGCTACTTTCGTAATCTTGCCGTTGTCAGGGTTGCTCCGGGAGATAAAACCCTTATTGAATCAACGGACGATGAAGTTGATGTGATGAAGAAGGTTTCCGAAAATGTTGCCGTTGAAAACCTCTATCTCTATTTCGATGTTATGGCCAGGGGGCTTGATAATGTGGTCAGGTCGCTTCATCCGAAAATATCTTTTGAGATGCTTCTTCTTAAAATGACGACGCTCGAATCCCTTGTGGCTATAGAGGAGCTAATTAACCTTTCCAGGAACGGTGGTGGGCAAGGCGACCCGCTGCCTGACAGACCTGTATCTCCTCCCTCACCTGAGAGAAATAAAGCGCCGCAGGAAGTTCCTGAAGAGAAGCTCCCCCGGGCAAGAAGTGTTGAAGAAGCCTATGTCTCCTCCCCTGCGAAAGGGCCTTCCGGCAAGGATTGGAAGGGTTTTGTCGCCTTTGTAAAAACTAAAAAGGCCGTCCTCGGTCCCATCCTGGAACATTCCCACTTAATCAGTATGGATGAGAAGACCATTGTCCTGGCTCCGGAAAATGATTTTTCCCGTGAGAAGGTGAAAGATGAATCGGAGGTACTAAAAGCCTTTTGCAAGGAGTATTTCGGCGAAGAGAGGGCCGTCGATGTGAGGGCTCTTGAGAAAAGCGTAGAAAAGATAAACTCGATTCATGAGGAGCAAAAAAAAAAGGAATCTGATTTAAGCCGAAAATTGAAGAAAGAGGCGGCAGAGCACCCTGTTGTTCTTGAATCTTTAGAGGTTTTTAAAGGAAAAATAGAAGAGATTAAAACGGAAAAGAATATTAATGAATAAGGTATGGAGGCAATATGGCTAAAGGATTGTCGGGTATGCTGAAGCAGGCCCAGAAGATGCAGGAGCAGATGACTAAATTACAGGATGAAGCCGCTAAAAAAACAACGGAAGCCACATCCGGTGGCGGGATGGTGACTGCCGTTGTCAATGGTAAACAGCAGCTTTTGTCCCTTAAGCTGGAAGAAGATGTGGTAGATCCTTCTGACATTGAAATGTTGCAGGATCTTATCATTGCTGCCGTGAATGAAGCGATGAAAAGATCTCAGGAAGAAGTAGCCGCCGAAATGAGCAAACTTGCCGGCGGGATGAAAATACCGGGATTGTTCTAAATTGGTTGACTTTTGAGGTACTTTTCTGTTATTTCATATTACTAAAAAGACAGTGGATGGCCATTTTTGCAAAAGCGATTGAGAGGTTAATAAGGGAGCTGTCGAAGTTTCCAGGAGTTGGTGAGAAGACAGCGACAAGGCTTGCGCTTCATATACTGAGATCTTCCCCTGAAGATGTTCACTCCTTATCCGAATCCATTCTGGCTGTGAAAGAAAAGGTGCGACTCTGCACTGTCTGTTTTAATATCAGCGACTCTGATGTTTGCGCTATCTGCTATAATGAGACAAGAGATAGCAAGGTTGTCTGTGTTGTTGAAGGGCCGCAGGATGTGGCAGCCATAGAAAAGACCGGGGAGTTTAGAGGCAGATATCATGTTCTGCATGGCGTGTTGTCACCTCTGGACGGTATCGGTCCTGAAGATCTCAAGATCGAAAGTCTCGTTGAGAGAGTTGTTGCCGGCGGGGTCGAAGAAGTTATTATGGCTACAAATCCGAAAGTCGAGGGTGAAACGACAGCCCTTTATGTGGCAAAATTGTTAAAGCCTTTTGGTGTTAAGGTGACCAGGCTTGCTCAGGGTTTACCCATGGGGGGGGAACTTGAATACTTTGATGAGGCAACGGTTTCAAAGGCACTGGAAGGACGAAGACTAATATAGAAAATTTATATAAAAGAACTGCAAGTTTTTATAAGAGATAAGGAGAGAAGCCATAATGAGTCTAGAAAGCTCTACTGCTGAAAAAATTAAAGAGGAAAAAACCAGGGGATCTGCTGAAAAACCTAAATATCAGGGTACCCGGACCACAACGAACGGGAATCAACTCGTTTCTTACTATACGGAAGCAAGGTTGTCTGATGCAGGTATCTTTTATCCCATTACACCCAGCACCGAGATGGGCGAACTCTACCAACTCAGCTTTGCCCAGGGTGAGCTTAATGTCTTTGGTAATCAAAAAGTCGCTATTGAAACTGAAGGTGAGCATTCAGCACAAGGTGGCGCCATTGCCATGTCACTTACCGGTAAAAGGGTTGTTAACTTTACCTCCGGTCAGGGGATTTTGTATGGTGTTGAGCAGTACTACCATGCTCCCGGCAAGTTATCAACTATGGTTCTTCAGGTTTCCGCCAGAGCAATCACCAAGCATGCCTTAAACGTTCATTGCGGACATGAAGATGTCTATGCCGCGCTCGACACAGGCTGGATTGTTCTCTTTGCCAAAGATGCCCAGCAGGCCTCCGACCAGGCACTTATTTTGAGAAAAGTTACTGAAAAGGCGCTGACTCCAGGCATCAATGCGCAGGACGGATTTTTAACTTCCCACCTTGAAAGGACTTTCCTTGTTCCTGAGGCGGATCTGATTCGGGAATATCTGGGTAGAGCTGATGATATTATCGAATGCCCGACAAATGCCCAGAAAGAACTCTTTGGGCCGACACGGCGGAGAGTGCCCGAGTGCTTTGACCTTAAGAGCCCTGCTATTTTAGGTCCTGTTCAAAACCAGGAGCATTACATGCAGGGTGTTTCTGCAAGACGTTATGCTTTTGTTGAGCATATTCTTGGTTTCCTTGAAGAGGCCTATGAAGAATTTGGCAAGCTGACAGGCCGTAACTATGGCCTTATCAGTGAGCACAATACGGAAGACGCCGATACGGTTTTCGTATCCCTCGGTTCTTCTGCGGAAAATATTGAAGCGGCAAGTGACTACCTGAAAGAAGTAAAAGGTGAAAATGCCGGTGTTGTTCATGTTAACGTCCTTCGCCCTTTTCCTGCAGAGGCTATTGTCAGGGCCCTTGGCAACAAGAAGAACATTATTGTTATGGAGCGTGGTGATGACCAGCTGGCGACTGAAAATGTTCTGGCCCGTGATATCCGCAGTGCTCTCTACAGTGCGTTCAAGAAAGGTAAGATTTCTTCATTGCCGAGAATTTTTAATGGTGTCTATGGTATGGGGTCCAGAGATTTCCGTCCTGAAAATGTTTTTGGCGCCTGGGAGTTTGTTACGGGCGGTCGCGCAAGGCAGGATGGAAAAACAGCTGCCCATAATGAAAATCTCTTCTATGTAGGTATTGACCATCCCTATGCGGTAAACAGTGATAATACTCCCAGTCTGCTTCCTGAAGGCGCCATTGCAACCCGCTTCCATTCCATTGGTGGATGGGGTGCCATTACGACGGGGAAAAACCTGGGTGAAATTTTTGGACAGCTCAGTGATTATATTGGGCGGCGTGATAACAGGGTTGATGCAGAAACAGGCGCCGTTGAAGAGGTATTGCATGTTAGCGCTAACCCGAAGTATGGGTCTGAAAAGAAAGGGGCGCCAACTAACTATTTTCTCGTTGTTGCACCGGAACGAATCCGTGTCAACTGTGATTTAAGGCATGTTAACGTTGTTCTTTGTTGTGATCCCAAGGCCTTTACTCACACGAACCCACTTCAGGGGCTTACTGAAAATGGCGCATTTCTCTGGGAGTCAAATGAGACTGATGATGCCAGGGTCTGGGAGCGTATTCCGAAGCAGTATCGTCAGGAAATTATTGACAAGAATATTAAAGTCCATGTCCTTAATGGTTTTAAAATTGCTGCAGAGGCGACGGACCGTGAAGACCTCCAGTACAGAATGCAGGGGAACTCGCTTCTCGGCGCTTTCTTTGCTGTTTCTACCTTCCTGAAGGATAATAATATTCCTGATGAAGAATTCCTCGGCATGGTGCGGAAGCAGTACGAGCATAAGTTCGGCCGCTTTGGAAAGGCTGTTGTTGAGTCCAACATGAAGGTTATGTCGGCCGGTTTTTCTCAGGTTAGAGAAATCCCCCACGGCTCCGTTGATGCGCCTGATACCTCCAGCATGAGAACCAATCTCATTGAGCCAAAAAGGGTGGAAAAGCCGAAGGACCATGAGCGCATTCCAATGCACCAGCGCAAGACATTTGATGATGAATTTAAGTCCGGTAAGGGCTATGATCAGGCGGCCACACCTTTTATGGCAACAGGCGTTATTGCTGCAGGTACGGGTGATACGGCGAGCAAGTATGTTTCACGCCGGCTGGTTCCTAAGTTTATTCCCGAAAACTGTACCCAGTGTATGGCCTGTATCAACTCCTGTCCCGATACGGCACTTCCCAATACGGCTCAGGATATCTCGACTGTCATGATCAAGGCAGTACAGAACTACGTTGATAATGACGAGGCAAGAAAGCGTCTGCTTGAGGCGGCAGTGCCCGTCAGTGAGGCAATGCGTAAGGTGATGATTGAAGAGGCGGCAAAGAAGGAAGGGCCTGTCAAGAGTGTTGCCGAGATTGCAAGGGCCGAATTTGCAGCCTGGGCTGAAAAGGATGAGTGGTTTTCTTCCGAAAAGGAACAGGGCGCAGAAGCGCTTAAGCAGCTTGAAGAGATCGTCGATGATCTGCCCCTTGCCTATAAGAACGTTAAACAGATCTTTAGTGGTAAGGAGAAGAAAGAACCCGGGGCAGGAGGCCTTTTTTCTATTTTTGTTTCCGACCTCTGTAAGGGGTGTGGCGAGTGCGTTATCGAATGCGGTGATCACAATGCGCTCGAGATGGTGGAAGAGACACCGGAAATTAACGGAAAGCATCTTACGGCTGAAAAGTTTCTAAAACTTCTTCCCGATACGCCGCAAAAATATCTCGGACTCTTTGATGCAAAATCACCCATGGAATCCAAGGCGGCGGCACTCCAGAATCACTTCATGGTTCAGAGTAACTACCAGTCTCTCCTTTCCGGTGATGGCGCCTGTGCCGGTTGCGGTGAAAAGACAATCTTAAGATCTGTTACTTCTCTGACCGAAGCTTACATGAGGCCTCTCTATCATGCCAAAGCGGATCGTCTTAATGCGCTGGCCGATAATCTGGAACAGGACGGTCTTGGCAGGTTAGAACAGATGAAAAAGGATAGCCTTGAAAGCTATCGTTATCTCAGAGATACCGTTCTCCATGTTATTATGGGCTATGGTGGAGAGAATGACAAGGATACGGCGGCCCGTATCGAAGGAGAGTTTGATGGTGATGATTCTACGATCATCGATGGGCTCATCACTATCCTTCGTCAGGATGCTTTCAACCACAAGGACCTGCAGGTCATTGACGGACAGGGCTTCAATGGTATGTGTACAATGGCCATGTCAGCCAATACGGGATGTAATACCGTCTATGGTTCAACGCCTCCCAATACACCCCATCCTTATCCATGGATGAACTTCCTCTTTCAGGATGGAGCAACGGTAGCCTGGCTTGTCGGTGAAGGATTTATGCTGAACCATGCGAGACGCTCTGTTATTCCTGAGCGGCTCTCCAACATTATTATGGCCGATGAATCTAAGCCTTTTACGGAGAAAGACTACTTTACCTTTACCCATTTCAGTGATAACAATATGACGGCTCAGGAAATCAGGGAACTTCCAAAAGTCTGGGCTGTTGGTGGTGACGGTGGTATGGGTGATATTGGTTTCCAGAACTGCTCCAAGGTTGTTCTCCAGAACCGTCCGAATGTAAAAATTCTCCTTCTCGATACGCAGGTTTATTCAAATACGGGTGGTCAGAACTCTGATAGTTCTGTCATGACTGGCGGATTCGATATGAACCAGTATGGTGCGGGATCAGAAGGTAAACTAACAGAGAAGAAGGGAATTGCCGAATCTTTCTTTTCCGGTCATGGAAGTCCCTTCCTGGCTCAGATCTCTATGGCGAATGCCGTAAACCTGTACAGGACCATCCTTGAGGCCCTTGACTACCGGGGGATGGGCTTTATTCAGGCCTATACAACTTGTCAACCGGAGCATGGTGTTGGTGATG contains:
- a CDS encoding S-methyl-5-thioribose-1-phosphate isomerase; the encoded protein is MKKGDIDAVVVGADRIAANGDVANKIGTYMVAVLAKRHSIPFYVAAPLSTIDMNISDGSFIPIEERTPKEVTHIKDKMITPEGVAVLNPAFDVTPNELVTAIITEKGVVKGDCEKGLKDLFVKD
- a CDS encoding shikimate kinase yields the protein MRKFKETANIILTGMPGTGKSTVGEILAKSLMRPFIDTDLLIQSGEGKRLGEIISHSGMKHFLALEEKYVMAIGATSSVISTGGSVIYSLKAMNKLASSGLIVHLDLNLQKIKERFSCMNERGVARIPGQSMESLYEERLPLYKNHSDLSLDCNNLSPGEIMDKILPAIKNLS
- a CDS encoding DUF2155 domain-containing protein — encoded protein: MVRKFTGFSRWQRGYVIPGKNSSVCLDALLFSGLFLLSITGCSDREEKSLPEKPLQRAEVKLEQKTSLPLPSVVTIPEDIRSAWAAIRIEVGYLGRAKKKTLQIAIGEEKEIAGTSLRIKAVSFLPAFQMDGHEITSRSNELENPAAQIEVFDGERQIFKGWLFSLYPTTHAFTHSRYSLTLVEGVAADKR
- the tadA gene encoding tRNA adenosine(34) deaminase TadA, with product MLQEEDHYYMGLALDEARKSFSEGEVPVGALIVSKGEVFGRGRNRVEKECDPTSHAEMVAIREATSHIESWRLSGATLYVTLEPCTMCIGAIVLARIERLVFGCFDPKSGAVGSLYNIAAEERLNHKVLVTSGVRAAECSGMLKRFFKELRDTRKSCR
- the dnaX gene encoding DNA polymerase III subunit gamma/tau, which gives rise to MSYLVLARKWRPRSFDDIVGQEHVTRTLKNAISSERVAHAYLFTGARGVGKTSAARILAKALNCESGPTTEPCNQCGPCKEISGGSAVDVHEIDGASNTGVDDVRELKESVNYLPSLCRKKVYIIDEVHMLSTSAFNALLKTLEEPPPHVIFIFATTEPHKIPGTILSRCQRFDFKRIPIKIIFDRLNRIVSEEGVEISEKSLMVIAREADGGMRDAQSLLDQVISFSGRKVSDEDVIDVLGVIDMALVQEAASAIIEKDCRKALQVVERLFNFGWDVKEFGKALLGYFRNLAVVRVAPGDKTLIESTDDEVDVMKKVSENVAVENLYLYFDVMARGLDNVVRSLHPKISFEMLLLKMTTLESLVAIEELINLSRNGGGQGDPLPDRPVSPPSPERNKAPQEVPEEKLPRARSVEEAYVSSPAKGPSGKDWKGFVAFVKTKKAVLGPILEHSHLISMDEKTIVLAPENDFSREKVKDESEVLKAFCKEYFGEERAVDVRALEKSVEKINSIHEEQKKKESDLSRKLKKEAAEHPVVLESLEVFKGKIEEIKTEKNINE
- a CDS encoding YbaB/EbfC family nucleoid-associated protein, with the translated sequence MAKGLSGMLKQAQKMQEQMTKLQDEAAKKTTEATSGGGMVTAVVNGKQQLLSLKLEEDVVDPSDIEMLQDLIIAAVNEAMKRSQEEVAAEMSKLAGGMKIPGLF
- the serS gene encoding serine--tRNA ligase, with the protein product MLDLRYLRENWDAAEKKLATRGGACKLDEIKALDEERRDLVAEADSLKEKRNKASREIGRLQKEKGDATPLMAEMKEVSARIKAIDPKLSQIDEKLHALLLTVPNVPHGSVPVGKDEKDNVEIRVWGEKTGFTFKARPHWEIGETLGILDFERGAKITGARFTLYRGGGARLERALINFMLDLHQSEHGYEEVLPPFIVNSESMTGTGQLPKFKEDLFQLEGFDYYLIPTAEVPVTNIFRGEILEAEELPRCFTAYTPCFRSEAGSYGKDTRGLIRQHQFNKVELVKFVSPENSYDELEKLLADAEEVLKRLKLPYRVVNLCTGDIGFSSAKTYDIEVWLPGQECYREISSCSNFEDFQARRAGIRCRPRGEKKTAYLHTLNGSGLAVGRTLLAILENYQQEDGRVVIPEALRPYMGGMAMLEKVT
- a CDS encoding 2-oxoacid:acceptor oxidoreductase family protein — its product is MSLESSTAEKIKEEKTRGSAEKPKYQGTRTTTNGNQLVSYYTEARLSDAGIFYPITPSTEMGELYQLSFAQGELNVFGNQKVAIETEGEHSAQGGAIAMSLTGKRVVNFTSGQGILYGVEQYYHAPGKLSTMVLQVSARAITKHALNVHCGHEDVYAALDTGWIVLFAKDAQQASDQALILRKVTEKALTPGINAQDGFLTSHLERTFLVPEADLIREYLGRADDIIECPTNAQKELFGPTRRRVPECFDLKSPAILGPVQNQEHYMQGVSARRYAFVEHILGFLEEAYEEFGKLTGRNYGLISEHNTEDADTVFVSLGSSAENIEAASDYLKEVKGENAGVVHVNVLRPFPAEAIVRALGNKKNIIVMERGDDQLATENVLARDIRSALYSAFKKGKISSLPRIFNGVYGMGSRDFRPENVFGAWEFVTGGRARQDGKTAAHNENLFYVGIDHPYAVNSDNTPSLLPEGAIATRFHSIGGWGAITTGKNLGEIFGQLSDYIGRRDNRVDAETGAVEEVLHVSANPKYGSEKKGAPTNYFLVVAPERIRVNCDLRHVNVVLCCDPKAFTHTNPLQGLTENGAFLWESNETDDARVWERIPKQYRQEIIDKNIKVHVLNGFKIAAEATDREDLQYRMQGNSLLGAFFAVSTFLKDNNIPDEEFLGMVRKQYEHKFGRFGKAVVESNMKVMSAGFSQVREIPHGSVDAPDTSSMRTNLIEPKRVEKPKDHERIPMHQRKTFDDEFKSGKGYDQAATPFMATGVIAAGTGDTASKYVSRRLVPKFIPENCTQCMACINSCPDTALPNTAQDISTVMIKAVQNYVDNDEARKRLLEAAVPVSEAMRKVMIEEAAKKEGPVKSVAEIARAEFAAWAEKDEWFSSEKEQGAEALKQLEEIVDDLPLAYKNVKQIFSGKEKKEPGAGGLFSIFVSDLCKGCGECVIECGDHNALEMVEETPEINGKHLTAEKFLKLLPDTPQKYLGLFDAKSPMESKAAALQNHFMVQSNYQSLLSGDGACAGCGEKTILRSVTSLTEAYMRPLYHAKADRLNALADNLEQDGLGRLEQMKKDSLESYRYLRDTVLHVIMGYGGENDKDTAARIEGEFDGDDSTIIDGLITILRQDAFNHKDLQVIDGQGFNGMCTMAMSANTGCNTVYGSTPPNTPHPYPWMNFLFQDGATVAWLVGEGFMLNHARRSVIPERLSNIIMADESKPFTEKDYFTFTHFSDNNMTAQEIRELPKVWAVGGDGGMGDIGFQNCSKVVLQNRPNVKILLLDTQVYSNTGGQNSDSSVMTGGFDMNQYGAGSEGKLTEKKGIAESFFSGHGSPFLAQISMANAVNLYRTILEALDYRGMGFIQAYTTCQPEHGVGDALSTVQAQLARDSRGLPEFVYNPAGGESMQETLSIKGNPSVGNDWYVKTVKPTKAKYNYTVAHWATTEARFRRHFFKVKAEAADSLTHLDDILLRITQQDIHQRNFLDTTHRSFIPEKGVYIEVEQSDGTFRKHGISRQMVLFCVERRKSWRMLQSLAGIKNTDYEAQKALLKDYEAGKISVEEITL
- the recR gene encoding recombination mediator RecR encodes the protein MAIFAKAIERLIRELSKFPGVGEKTATRLALHILRSSPEDVHSLSESILAVKEKVRLCTVCFNISDSDVCAICYNETRDSKVVCVVEGPQDVAAIEKTGEFRGRYHVLHGVLSPLDGIGPEDLKIESLVERVVAGGVEEVIMATNPKVEGETTALYVAKLLKPFGVKVTRLAQGLPMGGELEYFDEATVSKALEGRRLI